In Salmo trutta chromosome 24, fSalTru1.1, whole genome shotgun sequence, the DNA window CTTTTACCACCACTGGGTAAGTTCATAAAGCTCTGTATCAGAGAGATTTTTTACATCTATTTATTAGGTAGGACCATAAAGCTCTGTATCAGAGATTTTTAAATCTATTTATTAGGTAGGACCATAAAGCTCTGTATCAGAGagattttttaaatctatttattAGGTAGGACCATAAAGCTCTGTATCAGAGAGATTTTTAAATCTATTTATTAGGTAGGACCATAAAGCTCTGTATCAGAGAGATTTTTAAATCTATTTATTAGGTAGGACCATAAAGCTCTGTATCAGAGAGATTTTTAAATCTATTTATTAGGTAGGACCATAAAGCTCTGTATCAGAGagattttttaaatctatttattAGGTAGGACCATAAAGCTCTGAGCAGCTTGGCACAGAGACGTTTGAGGCAGAGGGGACAAATCTTACAGGCGCTCGTCATCAGTGAGGAATCTGAAGTTCTGTGGCGCCCTTCCCATCTACATCTGAAAcaccagggcccggtttcccagaAGCctcttttttaaacatttcttctAACCATGAATTTAGCCTTTAGATGattacttttttttgggggggggggggggtagtgtactactttggaccagagccctatggcaccctattccctatatagtgcactactttggaccagagccctatggcaccctattccctatatagtgcactactttggaccagagccctatggcaccctattccctatatagtgcactactttggaccagagccctatggcaccctattccctatatagtgcagtactttggaccaggaccaatagagaatagggtttcatttggaACATGCAGTAGTGTTggtttgtgtattgtgtgtgtatatacattaaACTTCATATGTCTCAGCCCTCAAACGTCTCTCTAGACGTGCTGTTGCTGTGCTGGCTGGGGTTGTTGCTAGGACAGGCCTGTGGATGGATGGAAAATATTGTTTTCCCTTCAGGAaattccctccttctctcctggGCTGGACGCAGTAGCGAGCCAAGGCCTGAGATGATACCCTTGTGGTGATTGTCCGCTCAGTAATATCGTATGGGCGTGTAGAACTGAATCTATTAGgtctgaatgggatgtgtgtagAACTGAATCTATTAGgtctgaatgggatgtgtgtaggaCTGAATCTATTAGgactgaatgggatgtgtgtaggactgaatgggatgtgtgtaggactgaatgggatgtgtgtaggTCTGAATCTATTAGgtctgaatgggatgtgtgtagggctgaatgggatgtgtgtaggaCTGAATCTGTTAGgtctgaatgggatgtgtgtaggtctgaatgggatgtgtgtaggactgaatgggatgtgtgtaggactgaatgggatgtgtgtaggactgaatgggctgtgtgtaggactgaatgggctgtgtgtaggactgaatgggatgtgtgtaggtctgaatgggatgtgtgtagggctgaatgggatgtgtgtagggctgaatgggatgtgtgtaggaCTGAATCTGTTAGgtctgaatgggatgtgtgtagggctgaatgggatgtgtgtaggactgaatgggatgtgtgtaggactgaatgggatgtgtgtaggaCTGAATCTGTTAGgtctgaatgggatgtgtgtagggctgaatgggatgtgtgtagggctgaatgggatgtgtgtaggaCTGAATCTGTTAGgtctgaatgggatgtgtgtagggctgaatgggatgtgtgtaggactgaatgggatgtgtgtaggactgaatgggatgtgtgtaggaCTGAATCTGTTAGgtctgaatgggatgtgtgtagggctgaatgggatgtgtgtagggctgaatgggatgtgtgtaggtctgaatgggatgtgtgtaggactgaatgggatgtgtgtagggctgaatgggatgtgtgtaggtctgaatgggatgtgtgtaggactgaatgggatgtgtgtaggactgaatgggatgtgtgtaggtctgaatgggatgtgtgtaggactgaatgggatgtgtgtaggactgaatgggatgtgtgtaggactgaatgggatgtgtgtagggctgaatgggatgtgtgtagggctgaatgggatgtgtgtaggactgaatgggatgtgtgtaggtctgaatgggatgtgtgtaggactgaatgggatgtgtgtaggactgaatgggatgtgtgtaggtctgaatgggatgtgtgtaggactgaatgggatgtgtgtaggtctgaatgggatgtgtgtaggtctgaatgggatgtgtgtaggactgaatgggatgtgtgtaggtctgaatgggatgtgtgtaggtctgaatgggatgtgtgtaggactgaatgggatgtgtgtaggactgaatgggatgtgtgtaggactgaatgggatgtgtgtaggtctgaatgggatgtgtgtaggactgaatgggatgtgtgtaggtctgaatgggatgtgtgtaggactgaatgggatgtgtgtaggtctgaatgggatgtgtgtaggactgaatgggatgtgtgtaggactgaatgggatgtgtgtaggaCTGAATCTGTTAGGACTGAATGTGATGTGTGTAGGTCTGAATCTGTTAGgactgaatgggatgtgtgtaggtctgaatgggatgtgtgtaggtctgaatgggatgtgtgtaggtctgaatgggatgtgtgtaggtctgaatgggatgtgtgtaggactgaatgggatgtgtgtagggctgaatgggatgtgtgtaggactgaatgggatgtgtgtaggaCTGAATCTGTTAGgactgaatgggatgtgtgtaggaCTGAATCTGTTAGgactgaatgggatgtgtgtaggactgaatgggatgtgtgtaggaCTGAATCTGTTAGgactgaatgggatgtgtgtaggtctgaatgggatgtgtgtaggaCTGAATCTGTTAGgactgaatgggatgtgtgtaggtctgaatgggatgtgtgtaggaCTGAATCTATTAGgactgaatgggatgtgtgtaggactgaatgggatgtgtgtaggactgaatgggatgtgtgtaggactgaatgggatgtgtgtaggactgaatgggatgtgtgtaggtctgaatgggatgtgtgtaggaCTGAATCTGTTAGgactgaatgggatgtgtgtaggactgaatgggatgtgtgtaggactgaatgggatgtgtgtaggactgaatgggatgtgtgtaggtctgaatgggatgtgtgtaggaCTGAATCTGTTAGgactgaatgggatgtgtgtaggtctgaatgggatgtgtgtaggtctgaatgggatgtgtgtaggaCTGAATCTATTAGgactgaatgggatgtgtgtaggactgaatgggatgtgtgtaggtctgaatgggatgtgtgtaggtctgaatgggatgtgtgtagggctgaatgggatgtgtgtaggactgaatgggatgtgtgtaggactgaatgggatgtgtgtaggtctgaatgggatgtgtgtaggactgaatgggatgtgtgtaggtctgaatgggatgtgtgtaggtctgaatgggatgtgtgtaggactgaatgggatgtgtgtaggaCTGAATCTATTAGgactgaatgggatgtgtgtaggtctgaatgggatgtgtgtaggaCTGAATCTATTAGgactgaatgggatgtgtgtaggactgaatgggatgtgtgtaggactgaatgggatgtgtgtaggaCTGAATGGGATATGTGTaggaggatctctctgtactttgttccgtccatctttccctcgatcctgactagtctcacagtctgtgcagctgaaaaacatccccacagcatgatgctgccgccaccatgcttcaccgtagggatggtgccaggtttcctccagacggaggaaacctggcactccaatttaagaatgatggagtccgctgtgttcatggggaccttcaatgctgcagaaatatttggtacccttccccagatctgtacctcgacacaatcctgtctcagagctctacggacaattccatgacttggtttttgctcagacatgcactgtcaactgtgggaccttataaagacaggtgtgtgtgtgtgtgtctttccaaatcatgtccaatcaattgattttaccgCAGCTGGActcccaagttgtagaaacatcttaaggatgatcaatggaaacaatttcgagtctcacagcaaagggtctgaatatataaataaggtatttctgtctaatctataatacatttacaaaaaaattcaaaaaactgttttcgctttgtcgttatgggtgttgtgtgtagattgctgataataaggctgtaacttaacaaaatgtggaaaaagtcaaggggtctgaatactttccgaaggaacaacaagtcctggatggcaggaagcttggccccagtgatgtactgggctgtatgcactactctctgtatcgccttgcggtcagatgcctatcagttgccataccaggcggtgatgcaaccggtcaggatgctctcgatggtgcagctgtataactttttgaggatctggggacccatgccaaatctttttagtctcctgagagggaaaaggcgttgtcgtgccctcttcatgactgtcttgatgtgtttggaccaggatagcttgttggtgatgtggacgccaaggaacttgaaactctcgacctgctccacgacagccccgtcgatgagaatgaatttttcctgtagtccactatcatctccttattcttgatcactttgagggagaggttgttgtcctgttaccacacggccaggtctctgacctcctccctataggctgtcttgtcgttgttggtgatcagtcctaccactgttgtgtcatcggcaaacttaatgatggtgttggagtcgtgcatggccacacagtcgtgggagaacagggagtacaggaagggactaagcacgcacccctgaggggcccccgtgttgaggatcagcgtggcagatgttgttgcctacccttaccacctgggggacggcctgtcaggaagtctaggatccagttgcagagggaggtgtttagtcccagggtccttagcttagtgatgagctttgagggcactatgatgttgaacgctgagctgtagtcaatgaatagcattctcacatagctgttcctttagtccatgtgggaaaggggagtttgattgagattgcatcatctgtggatctgttggcggtatgcaaattggagtggatccagggtttccggcatgatggtgttgatgtgagccatgaccagccattcaaagcacttcatggctacagacgttaCGGGGTGggaatcatttaggcaggttgtgttcattttcttgggcacagggactatggtggtctgcttgaaacatttatttatttcacctttatttaaccaggtaggcaagttgagaacaagttctcatttacaattgcgacctggccaagataaagcaaagcagtgcgacacaaacaacaacacagagttacacatggagtaaaacaaacatacagtcaataatacagcagaaaaataagtctatatacaatgtgaacaaatgaggtgagataagggaggtaaaggcaaaaaaggccatggtggcaaagtaaatacaatatagcaagtaaaacactggaatggtagatttgtagtggaagaaagtgcaaagtagaaatagaaataatggggtgcaaaggagcaaaataaataaataaatacagtaggggaagaagtagttgtttgggctaaattatagatgggctatgtacaggtgcagtgatctgtgagctgctctgacagctggtgcttaaagctagtgagggagataagtgtttccagtttcagagatttttgcagttcgttccagtcattggcagcagagaactggaaggagagacggccaaaggaggaattggctttgggggtgaccagagagatatatctgctggagcgcgtgctacgggtgggtgctgctatggtgaccagtgagctgagataaggcggggactttacctagcaaggtcttgtagatgacctggagccattgggtttggcgacgagtatgaagcgagggccagccaacgagatcatacaggtcgcagtggtgggtagtatatggggctttggtgacaaacatgtaaacatgtaggtattacagacttgaaCATGTCATTGAAgaaacttgccagttggtccgcgcatgctctgactacacgtcctggtaatccgtctggccctgcggccttgtgaatgttgacctgtttaaagttcttgCTCATATCAGCTACGGAGAGCCTAATCACACTGTTGTCTGGTATAGCTGGAGCTCTGATGCGTGTTTCGAagcaagtataaaatatatttagcccGTCTGGAAGGCTCGCGTCTctaggcagctcgcgtctgggtttccctttgtagtctgtaatagtttgcaaacaCTGCCACATCCAACAAGTGTCTGAGCCGGTGTATTTGGagtcaatcttagtcctgtattgatgctttgcctgtttgatggttcgtctgagggcatagcgggatttctttttAACATCccgattagtgtcccgctccttgaaagcggcagctcgaccctttagctcagtgcggatgttgcctgtaatccatggcttctggttaggacatgtacgtacggtcactgtggggacgacgtcatcgatgcacttattgatcaAACTGGTGACTGATGTTgtacatattccagtctgtgctagcaaaacagtcctgtagcttagcatccgtgtcatctgaccacttccgtactgagcgagtcactggtacttcctgctttagtttttgcatgtaatcaggaatcgggaggatagaattatggtcagatttgccaaatggagggcgagggagagctttgtacgcgtctctgtgtgtggagtaaaggtggtctagagttttttttatttttttattgacatttttttttctcctctggttgcacattttaacgtgctggtaaaaatgtggtaaaactgattttagtttgcctgcattaaagtccccggccactaggagcgccgcttctgggtgagcattttcttctttgcttatggccttatagacttggttgagagcggtcttagtgccagcttcgttctgtggtggtaaatagacggctacgaaaaatatagatgagaactctcttggtagatagtgtggtctacagcttatcataaggtactctacctcaggccaGCAGGGGGGACAGTCCTGCTCCAGGGGGGGACAGTCCTGCTCCAGGGGGGAGAAAGTCCTGCTCCAGGGGGGGACAGTCCTGCTCGGGGGGGGGGAACAGTCCTGCTCCAGGGGGGGGGGAACAGTCCTGCTCCAGGGGGGGGGAACAGTCCTGCTCCAGGGGGGGGGAACAGTCCTGCTCCAGGGGGGGGGAACAGTCCTGCTCCAGGGGGGGGGAACAGTCCTGCTCCAGGGGGGGGGGACAGTCTTGCTCCAGGGGGGGGGACAGTCTTGCTCCAGGGGGGGGGGACAGTCTTGCTCCAGGGGGGGGGACAGTCCTGCTCCAGGGGGGGGGACAGTCCTGCTCCAGGGGGGGGGACAGTCCTGCTCCAGGGGGGGGGACAGTCCTGCTCCAGGGGACGGGGACAGTCCTGCTCCAGGGGACGGGGACGACAGTCCTGCTCCAGGGGACGGGGACGACAGTCCTGCTCCAGGGGACGGGGACGACAGTCCTGCTCCAGGAGGGGGACGACAGTCCTGCTCCAGGAGGGAGGTCTGGTCGTCAGACCACAGTCCTGCTCCAGGGGGGGACAGTCCTGCTCCGGGGGGGGACAGTCCTGCTCCAGGGGGGGACAGTCCTGCTCCAGTAGGGAGGTCTGGTCGTCAGACCACAGTCCTGCTCCAGGGGGGGACAGTCCTGCTCCAGGGGGGGACAGTCCTGCTCCGGGGGGGGGACAGTCCTGCTCCGGGGGGGGGACAGTCCTGCTCCAGGGGGGGGACAGTCCTGCTCCAGGAGGGAGGTCTGGTCGTCAGACCACAGTCCTGCTCCAGGGGGGGACAGTCCTGCTCCGGGGGGGGGACAGTCCTGCTCCAGGGGGGGGGACAGTCCTGCTCCAGGGGGGGGGACAGTCCTGCTCCAGGGGGGGGGACAGTCCTGCTCCAGGGGGGGACAGTCCTGCTCCGGGGGGGGACAGTCCTGCTCCAGGGGGGGGGACAGTCCTGCTCCAGGGGGGGTGACAGTCCTGCTCCAGGGGGGGGACAGTCCTGCTCCAGGGGTGGGGGACAGTCCTGCTCCAGGGGGGGGACAGTCCTGCTCCAGGGGGGGGGGACAGTCCTGCTCCAGGGGGGGGGACAGTCCTGCTCCAGGGGGGGGGGACAGTCCTGCTCCAGGGGGGGGGGACAGTCCTGCTCCAGGGGGGGGGGACAGTCCTGCTCCAGGGGGGGGGACAGTCCTGCTCCAGGGGGGGGGACAGTCCTGCTCCAGGGGGGGGACAGTCCTGCTCCAGGGGGGGGACAGTCCTGCTCCAGGGGGGGGGACAGTCCTGCTCCAGGGGGGGGACAGTCCTGCTCCAGGGGGGGGGACAGTCCTGCTCCAGGGGGGGGACATTCC includes these proteins:
- the LOC115160576 gene encoding extensin-1-like — protein: MCLGDHLCIGLLLTTNTQPRTRAATDPRSHGPTQPRTHAATGPTQPRTHAATDPRSHGTQAATDPRSHGTHAATGPTQPQDPSSHAATDPRSHGLTQPRSHGPTQPQDPRSHAATGPTQPLLSSGLDVLALLSTPGTSTAAAAAKPKGQLNHREHRATNKECCPLLEQDCPPLEQDCPPLEQDCYPLEQDCYPPWSRTVPPWSRTVTPCSRTVTPPGAGLLPPRSRTVPPLEQECPPPGAGLSPPLEQDCPPPGAGLSPPLEQDCPPPGAGLSPPWSRTVPPPGAGLSPPLEQDCPPPLEQDCPPPLEQDCPPPLEQDCPPPWSRTVPPPWSRTVPPLEQDCPPPLEQDCPPPGAGLSPPLEQDCPPPWSRTVPPRSRTVPPWSRTVPPPGAGLSPPLEQDCPPPWSRTVPPPEQDCPPLEQDCGLWSDDQTSLLEQDCPPLEQDCPPPEQDCPPLEQDCGLTTRPPSWSRTVVPLLEQDCRPRPLEQDCRPRPLEQDCRPRPLEQDCPRPLEQDSRLSPPLEQDCPPPLEQDCSPPLEQDCSPPLEQDCSPPLEQDCSPPLEQDCSPPPGAGLFPPPEQDCPPLEQDFLPPGAGLSPPGAGLSPLLA